From Fusarium musae strain F31 chromosome 8, whole genome shotgun sequence:
aattttaagattGCTCGTAGGGTGCTGGTACTTACGCTGGCTTTGGCTGGAGCTGGGGTTGGTACAGCATCTTCCGCATGATTGGGGTCTTGGGAAGCGCCTAGCACCTCCGAATTTGTAGAGAGACGCTCAGATTGTTGCAAGGCGGGCCATGGTCTTTGACCTGGGCCTTCTGGCAGAGGTGTACGCCCACGCTTGAGGGCCTTTTCGTGCCAGGGCTTCATATTGCAGTCTTTCCGGTTTCCAAGTCTCCAAG
This genomic window contains:
- a CDS encoding hypothetical protein (EggNog:ENOG41); the encoded protein is MKPWHEKALKRGRTPLPEGPGQRPWPALQQSERLSTNSEVLGASQDPNHAEDAVPTPAPAKASESSNPSYRFWEESERAFPNRTLEALKQTFHKRRHVVEQKIGEEKTNERLAEKDQIKSSA